One genomic window of Polyangium aurulentum includes the following:
- a CDS encoding response regulator transcription factor — MALRVLLIDDDVRLFELLTSYLEQNGFHVTTAPDGPRGLAALEAGTFDAVLLDLMMPGMDGIEVCRRIRQKSSIPVLMLTARGDETDRVVGLELGADDYVSKPFSPRELVARIKAVLRRARPESAGERIVAGDILIDVPARTVSRGGKPVDLTGLEFDILVALARRPGRVVARDALLSEAGRSDVNVGERTVDVHISHLRQKLGDDPRSPRMIKTVRGVGYVLAKDLP, encoded by the coding sequence ATGGCGCTGCGCGTGCTCCTGATCGACGACGACGTCCGCCTCTTCGAGCTGCTCACGAGCTACCTCGAGCAGAACGGGTTTCACGTGACCACGGCGCCCGACGGGCCGCGCGGGCTCGCGGCGCTCGAGGCGGGCACCTTCGATGCGGTGCTGCTCGACCTGATGATGCCGGGCATGGACGGCATCGAGGTCTGCCGGCGCATCCGCCAGAAGAGCTCGATCCCCGTGCTGATGCTCACCGCGCGCGGTGACGAGACCGACCGCGTCGTGGGGCTCGAGCTCGGGGCCGACGACTACGTGTCGAAGCCGTTCAGCCCGCGCGAGCTGGTGGCGCGGATCAAGGCCGTGCTCCGGCGCGCGCGGCCCGAGAGCGCGGGCGAGCGCATCGTGGCCGGCGACATCCTCATCGACGTGCCTGCGCGGACGGTGTCGCGCGGGGGCAAGCCCGTGGATCTGACCGGGCTCGAGTTCGACATCCTCGTCGCGCTCGCGCGTCGCCCGGGCAGGGTGGTGGCGCGTGACGCGCTCCTGTCGGAGGCGGGGCGCAGCGACGTGAACGTTGGAGAACGAACGGTCGACGTGCACATCTCGCATCTGCGGCAGAAGCTCGGCGACGATCCGCGCTCGCCGCGGATGATCAAGACCGTGCGCGGCGTGGGCTACGTGCTCGCGAAAGACCTGCCATGA
- a CDS encoding alpha/beta fold hydrolase, with protein sequence MGTVIRHSFVDTNGIRMHVTDAGGGYPLVLLHGFPELWYSWRKQIYALADAGFRVVAPDLRGYGGTDAPEEASAYVMSELVEDLQGLFDALGFDTAGVVGHDWGGALAWQFALRHPERTARVASLGSPLMPPGPVPPTAMLRDHFGLTDATFYMRRFLDPGVAEAELSADVRATFQKMLRPARHAQDLWTFATVGGDGSSLLGKIGPGDSLLSKVDLETYVRIYKRTGFRGGLNWYRAVDVSWEQEREQPMPKLEMPAMLIVAEKDPILRPELGASMKTFVPELRVETLADCSHWMQQERPAEVNALLLDFFGDLRDPELE encoded by the coding sequence ATGGGCACCGTCATCCGCCACAGCTTCGTCGACACGAACGGCATCCGCATGCACGTCACCGACGCGGGCGGTGGCTACCCGCTCGTCCTGCTGCACGGCTTCCCCGAGCTCTGGTACTCGTGGCGCAAGCAGATCTACGCGCTCGCCGACGCGGGCTTTCGCGTGGTCGCGCCCGACCTGCGCGGCTACGGCGGGACCGACGCGCCCGAGGAGGCGTCGGCCTACGTGATGAGCGAGCTGGTCGAGGATCTGCAGGGCCTGTTCGATGCGCTCGGCTTCGACACCGCGGGCGTGGTCGGGCACGACTGGGGAGGGGCGCTCGCGTGGCAGTTCGCGCTGCGCCACCCCGAGCGCACCGCGCGCGTCGCGAGCCTCGGCTCGCCCCTCATGCCGCCCGGCCCGGTGCCTCCGACGGCCATGCTGCGCGACCACTTCGGCCTGACGGACGCGACGTTCTACATGCGTCGCTTCCTCGACCCGGGCGTCGCCGAGGCGGAGCTTTCGGCCGACGTGCGCGCGACGTTCCAGAAGATGCTGCGCCCGGCGCGCCACGCGCAGGACCTGTGGACGTTCGCCACGGTGGGCGGCGACGGCAGCTCGCTGCTCGGCAAGATCGGCCCCGGAGACTCGCTGCTGTCGAAGGTCGATCTCGAGACGTACGTGCGCATCTACAAGCGCACGGGCTTCCGCGGGGGCCTCAACTGGTATCGCGCCGTGGACGTGTCGTGGGAGCAGGAGCGCGAGCAGCCGATGCCGAAGCTCGAGATGCCCGCGATGCTGATCGTGGCGGAGAAGGACCCGATCCTCCGGCCCGAGCTCGGGGCGTCGATGAAGACGTTCGTGCCCGAGCTGCGCGTCGAGACGCTCGCCGATTGCTCGCACTGGATGCAGCAGGAGCGCCCCGCCGAGGTGAACGCGCTCCTGCTCGACTTCTTCGGCGACCTGCGCGATCCGGAGCTGGAGTAG
- a CDS encoding nucleotidyltransferase: MALHGIPPENNVVEASPCSISPEAALADDLEPGTREFYGRALRVLTDAGVPFLVGGAYALTHYAGILRRTKDLDIFVRRQHCEDALDVLAAEGFETVLAFPHWLGKAFSKGHDLLDVIFSSGNGLAEVDDAWFEHAGRSEIFGVEVLICPPEEMIWAKAFIMERERFDGADVAHVLRCYGEKLDWGRLLARFGQHWRVLLSQLILFGFIYPTEKDRIPSWVLHDLISRLSADAEAPPPSEKICRGTLLSRAQYLVDIERAGYEDARLQPSGGSMTPEEIAHWTAAIDRAKSAV; encoded by the coding sequence ATGGCGCTTCACGGGATCCCGCCGGAGAACAACGTGGTCGAGGCGAGCCCTTGCTCGATCTCGCCCGAGGCTGCGCTGGCGGATGATCTCGAGCCTGGCACGCGCGAGTTCTACGGGCGCGCGCTCAGGGTGCTGACGGACGCGGGCGTGCCGTTCCTCGTGGGCGGCGCCTACGCCCTCACGCACTACGCGGGCATCCTGCGCAGGACGAAGGATCTCGACATCTTCGTGCGCAGGCAGCACTGCGAGGACGCGCTCGACGTGCTCGCGGCCGAGGGGTTCGAGACGGTGCTCGCGTTCCCGCACTGGCTCGGCAAGGCGTTCTCGAAGGGCCACGATCTGCTCGACGTGATCTTCAGCTCGGGCAACGGGCTCGCCGAGGTGGACGACGCGTGGTTCGAGCACGCGGGGCGCTCGGAGATCTTCGGGGTCGAGGTGCTGATCTGCCCGCCCGAGGAGATGATCTGGGCGAAGGCGTTCATCATGGAGCGCGAGCGCTTCGACGGCGCCGACGTCGCGCACGTGCTGCGCTGTTATGGCGAGAAGCTCGACTGGGGGAGGCTGCTCGCGCGCTTCGGCCAGCACTGGCGGGTGCTCTTGAGCCAGCTCATCCTGTTCGGCTTCATCTACCCGACGGAGAAGGATCGCATCCCCTCGTGGGTGCTTCATGATCTGATCTCGCGCCTGAGCGCGGACGCCGAGGCGCCGCCGCCGAGCGAGAAGATCTGCCGCGGGACGCTCCTGTCGCGGGCGCAGTACCTCGTCGACATCGAGCGCGCCGGCTACGAGGACGCGCGCTTGCAGCCCTCCGGGGGAAGCATGACGCCCGAGGAGATCGCGCACTGGACGGCTGCGATCGACCGGGCGAAGAGCGCGGTTTGA
- a CDS encoding PilZ domain-containing protein, whose product MPAEKRQHPRQSVQLPVAFQREGGPRIDGLSRDMSIGGMFVETPTPAPFNSTVQIFMTLPGLKQEVTVKATVRWTERDGMGVQFGLMGVRETHALTRLIAGVPPSGPISGSGGPVSGGPMSGGPKSGR is encoded by the coding sequence GTGCCCGCCGAGAAGCGACAGCACCCGCGCCAGAGCGTTCAACTCCCCGTCGCGTTCCAGCGCGAAGGCGGCCCTCGCATCGACGGCCTCTCACGCGACATGAGCATCGGCGGGATGTTCGTCGAGACCCCGACGCCCGCCCCCTTCAACTCGACGGTGCAGATCTTCATGACGCTGCCCGGCCTCAAGCAAGAGGTCACCGTGAAGGCCACCGTGCGCTGGACCGAGCGCGACGGCATGGGCGTGCAATTCGGCCTGATGGGCGTGCGCGAGACCCACGCACTCACCCGCCTCATCGCAGGCGTGCCCCCGAGCGGACCGATCAGCGGCAGCGGCGGGCCCGTGAGCGGCGGCCCGATGAGCGGCGGTCCCAAGAGCGGGCGCTGA
- a CDS encoding FecR family protein, with protein sequence MSATKPAERALEGMRRSLAEEPVPELPWDAMEQRLLARIDEAEAASPRASRPSPEARAWGRRAVFALAAAAAVALGVWGASRSGGDGASAPAIRWRAPETIALLPGSSAERDLAALRVGEGVEAGEAPLTLVRRGVVRVSLAPRSRAVVRASGGAGEALVVALERGELRAEVTPRSSPEGLVETFAVEVGRTRVAAHGTAFRVIRGESDVVVDLEHGAVAVGPVGNGGVTTGRLLVGRARASFSLDGGTLARTLPIEDAPPPVEPSQPAPPAPPPETSTTTNPADRRPPPVAVATNPGVTPTPPRLPGAQAAPIVEAPAPPPPEVAPSRVLTRASVNEGLQRCFDQHYGASDPSVRVSAAGTLILSLAEDGSVSTARFDPPLEPSFQTCVWGAVRPGHFEGVKGSLSVPFNLAR encoded by the coding sequence GTGAGCGCGACCAAGCCAGCCGAGCGTGCCCTCGAGGGGATGCGAAGATCGCTCGCGGAGGAGCCCGTCCCCGAGCTGCCGTGGGACGCGATGGAGCAGCGCTTGCTCGCCCGTATCGACGAGGCCGAGGCGGCGAGCCCGCGCGCGTCGAGGCCGTCGCCCGAGGCGCGCGCGTGGGGAAGGCGAGCCGTCTTCGCGCTCGCTGCAGCGGCTGCGGTCGCGCTGGGCGTGTGGGGAGCGAGCCGCTCGGGCGGCGATGGAGCCTCTGCGCCTGCGATCCGCTGGCGCGCGCCGGAGACGATCGCGCTCTTGCCGGGGAGCTCGGCCGAGAGAGACCTCGCGGCGTTGCGCGTCGGCGAGGGCGTCGAGGCGGGGGAAGCGCCGCTCACGCTGGTGCGTCGAGGCGTCGTGCGCGTGAGCCTCGCGCCGCGCAGCCGCGCCGTCGTGCGTGCGTCGGGCGGGGCAGGGGAGGCGCTGGTCGTGGCGCTCGAGCGCGGCGAGCTTCGCGCCGAGGTGACGCCGAGGAGCTCGCCCGAGGGGCTCGTGGAGACGTTCGCCGTCGAGGTGGGTCGCACGCGCGTCGCCGCGCACGGGACGGCGTTTCGTGTGATCCGCGGCGAGAGTGACGTGGTCGTGGATCTCGAGCACGGCGCGGTGGCCGTCGGGCCTGTGGGGAATGGAGGCGTGACCACGGGGCGCTTGCTCGTCGGGCGCGCGCGGGCTTCGTTCTCGCTCGATGGTGGGACGCTCGCGCGCACGCTCCCGATCGAGGACGCGCCGCCCCCCGTCGAGCCTTCGCAGCCGGCGCCGCCCGCGCCTCCGCCGGAGACATCGACGACGACAAACCCTGCGGATCGACGCCCGCCGCCGGTCGCGGTCGCGACGAACCCTGGCGTGACGCCCACGCCTCCGCGGCTCCCTGGAGCGCAGGCTGCGCCGATCGTCGAGGCTCCGGCGCCGCCTCCGCCCGAGGTCGCGCCTTCGCGTGTGCTCACGCGAGCCTCGGTGAACGAAGGGCTGCAGCGCTGCTTCGATCAGCACTACGGGGCGAGCGATCCCTCCGTGCGCGTGTCCGCGGCGGGGACGTTGATCCTCTCGCTCGCGGAGGACGGCTCGGTCTCGACGGCGCGCTTCGATCCGCCGCTCGAGCCTTCGTTTCAGACCTGCGTCTGGGGCGCGGTTCGTCCGGGCCACTTCGAGGGCGTGAAGGGCTCGCTCTCGGTGCCCTTCAACCTCGCGCGCTGA
- a CDS encoding RNA polymerase sigma factor has translation MTGPVDVDELLRRARSGDRAAFAELYRRHREDVARLVFRMIGRASEVEDVVQEVFLQVHKSLGDFRGQSKFSTWLHRVTVNVVLMTRRAQKSRPVFTEPPAERDEVDGGLLPDEEATRRRRVDAFRRLLDRLSEKKRTVYILHDIEGMAPAEIATIVEAPVLTVRTRLFYARRELAEMMREEPALSQLVDEMTQPEGHRELPETEAT, from the coding sequence GTGACGGGGCCCGTGGACGTAGACGAGCTGCTTCGCCGCGCGAGGAGCGGCGACCGCGCCGCCTTTGCCGAGCTGTACCGCCGGCACCGCGAGGACGTCGCGCGCCTCGTCTTCCGCATGATCGGCCGCGCCAGCGAGGTCGAGGACGTCGTGCAGGAGGTCTTCCTGCAGGTGCACAAGAGCCTCGGCGACTTCCGCGGGCAATCGAAGTTTTCGACCTGGCTCCACCGGGTCACCGTCAACGTCGTGCTGATGACGCGCCGCGCGCAGAAGAGCCGGCCCGTGTTCACCGAGCCGCCCGCGGAGCGCGACGAGGTCGATGGAGGGCTCTTGCCCGACGAAGAGGCCACGCGTAGGCGCCGCGTCGACGCGTTTCGGCGGCTGCTCGACCGGTTATCGGAGAAGAAGCGCACCGTGTACATCCTGCACGACATCGAAGGCATGGCCCCGGCCGAGATCGCGACGATCGTGGAGGCGCCGGTGCTGACCGTGCGCACGCGCCTGTTCTACGCGCGACGCGAGCTGGCGGAGATGATGCGCGAGGAGCCTGCGCTGTCGCAGCTCGTCGACGAGATGACGCAGCCCGAGGGGCATCGCGAGCTGCCAGAGACGGAGGCGACGTGA
- a CDS encoding purine-nucleoside phosphorylase: MSLISQLDEAVEAVHGKSTTSPVIGVVLGSGLGAWAETLQDRTVIPYAEIPSMPVSTIVGHPGNLWLGYAGGVPVACLQGRSHLYEGHTPDRAVFGVRMLARLGCRAVLLTNAAGGTHPAWTPGDLMLITDHLNLTGRNPLVGPNEAEIGPRFPDMTHAYDRRIAALAREAAMDTGVALREGIYAGLLGPSYETPAEIAMLRGLGADAVGMSTVFEVIALRHMGVRCGGISCITNLAAGLGGAPLSHAEVEETARMSRDRFSALLSAWVKRVGAAISGSPSWRGGAA, encoded by the coding sequence ATGAGCCTGATTTCGCAGCTCGACGAGGCCGTCGAGGCCGTCCACGGGAAATCCACCACCTCCCCCGTGATCGGCGTGGTGCTCGGATCCGGGCTCGGCGCCTGGGCCGAGACCCTCCAAGACCGCACCGTCATCCCCTACGCCGAGATCCCTTCCATGCCCGTGTCCACGATCGTCGGGCATCCGGGCAACCTCTGGCTTGGCTACGCCGGCGGCGTCCCCGTCGCGTGCCTCCAGGGCCGCTCGCACCTCTACGAAGGGCACACGCCCGACCGGGCCGTGTTCGGCGTGCGCATGCTCGCGCGCCTCGGGTGTCGCGCCGTGCTGCTGACGAACGCCGCCGGCGGCACGCACCCCGCGTGGACGCCCGGCGATCTGATGCTGATCACCGACCACCTCAACCTGACCGGGAGAAACCCGCTCGTCGGGCCGAACGAGGCCGAGATCGGCCCGCGCTTCCCGGACATGACCCACGCCTACGACCGGCGCATCGCAGCGCTCGCACGCGAGGCCGCGATGGATACGGGCGTCGCGCTTCGCGAGGGCATCTACGCGGGCCTGCTCGGCCCGTCGTACGAGACGCCCGCGGAGATCGCGATGCTGCGCGGCCTCGGCGCCGACGCGGTCGGCATGAGCACGGTGTTCGAGGTGATCGCGCTGCGTCACATGGGCGTCAGGTGCGGCGGCATCTCGTGCATCACGAACCTCGCCGCAGGTCTCGGCGGCGCTCCGCTCAGCCACGCCGAGGTCGAGGAGACGGCGCGCATGTCGCGCGATCGCTTCTCGGCGCTCCTGTCGGCCTGGGTGAAGCGAGTCGGCGCGGCGATCAGCGGCTCGCCGAGCTGGCGCGGAGGCGCGGCTTGA
- a CDS encoding cytidine deaminase, whose product MTNAGATIDWAALEKAALDAQGRAYAPYSGYAVGAALLTASGRIFAGCNVENASYGLAICAERTAIVHMVAAGERAPIAIAVVTPGASVKLGPGTESPPIGAPCGMCRQTLAEFADDLPVRMSVADDPTLSVMTSLGELLPLAFRARKAV is encoded by the coding sequence TTGACGAACGCGGGCGCGACGATCGACTGGGCGGCGCTCGAGAAGGCGGCGCTCGATGCGCAGGGGCGCGCGTACGCGCCCTACTCGGGCTACGCGGTGGGCGCGGCGCTGCTCACGGCGTCGGGGCGCATCTTCGCCGGGTGCAACGTCGAGAACGCGTCGTACGGGCTCGCGATCTGCGCCGAGCGCACGGCCATCGTGCACATGGTCGCCGCCGGCGAGCGCGCGCCGATCGCGATCGCGGTGGTCACACCTGGCGCATCCGTGAAGCTCGGCCCCGGCACCGAGAGCCCGCCCATCGGCGCGCCGTGCGGCATGTGCAGGCAAACGCTCGCCGAGTTCGCCGACGACCTGCCCGTCCGGATGAGCGTCGCCGACGACCCGACGCTGTCGGTCATGACGTCGCTCGGGGAGCTCTTGCCGCTCGCGTTCCGAGCCCGCAAAGCCGTCTGA
- a CDS encoding response regulator, with protein sequence MTKVLVLESDPAFAGELSTELGRLGCTVQVVEDGNAGLQHAATDKPDLVLLSIELPRMNGFSVCNKLKKDTALKDVPIIIMSSESTDETFEQHRKLRTRADDYVHKPIAFGELLGHIRALIPLDGTIEPDAIVLDDAEVIDDAIEEVEVASAPQSAAAEPPPPKGAVVEAGDKEIDDFLGGAFDRIISDEGDNDEEKTRMMQSPMIPAPPRAPAVAPPPPPAPPPPPAAAAAPPPPPAPAAAAAPPPPPPAPATPPPAAAAPPRPSSPPRPASGGSAGPPTTRSVPPPPAAATFRAPEPAPVPRVETAPATPPPAAADAGELERLRAELARSKEELEAAQGNVKKLEGELTTANAGSEELTKLRREVTELKIRLSVAASGPQGMTATQGPSAAQGLTATQARMGTVSSREFLDLREALNKKDKEILALRDQLSQKDKELIGARDQALALEREKADQVDRLLDLERTKEELEAELENVRTDRDVVSRRVDNFEVLLAKVETRLAARERELAQLAKTRETQDAAHQEAIRKAVEEHEKMLVAARATEIEKLEAAHKAEIERLVAEHKAATDKLEEARTRALADAGQKSSAEQDQRVQALEKSHAAALEEARKAGDKAVADRQAGWDEARKELERKIAALSTELEDARKALTSRGSEQDGLRAELAKRVEERNALEAEKERIAGEAASVVSRLARIRTRWDEDRRALQRIREALLQAADRIQDVESIRPAELE encoded by the coding sequence ATGACCAAAGTCCTCGTACTGGAGAGCGATCCTGCCTTCGCAGGGGAGCTGAGCACCGAGCTCGGGCGCCTCGGCTGCACCGTGCAGGTCGTCGAAGACGGCAATGCAGGGCTGCAGCACGCCGCGACCGACAAGCCGGATCTCGTGCTGCTCTCCATCGAGCTGCCGCGCATGAACGGCTTCTCGGTGTGCAACAAGCTGAAGAAGGACACGGCGCTCAAAGACGTGCCGATCATCATCATGTCGAGCGAGTCGACGGATGAGACCTTCGAGCAACACCGCAAGCTGCGCACGCGGGCCGACGACTACGTGCACAAGCCGATCGCCTTCGGCGAGCTGCTCGGCCACATCCGCGCGCTCATCCCGCTCGACGGGACGATCGAGCCGGATGCGATCGTGCTCGATGATGCAGAGGTGATCGACGACGCGATCGAGGAGGTCGAGGTCGCGTCGGCGCCGCAGTCGGCTGCCGCGGAGCCGCCGCCGCCCAAGGGCGCGGTGGTCGAGGCGGGCGACAAGGAGATCGACGACTTCCTCGGTGGCGCGTTCGATCGGATCATCTCCGACGAGGGCGACAACGACGAAGAGAAGACGCGGATGATGCAGTCGCCGATGATCCCGGCGCCTCCGCGCGCGCCGGCCGTCGCGCCGCCTCCGCCGCCTGCGCCGCCGCCCCCGCCGGCCGCTGCTGCTGCGCCGCCGCCTCCTCCTGCGCCTGCTGCTGCTGCTGCGCCGCCGCCTCCGCCGCCTGCGCCTGCAACGCCGCCGCCTGCGGCTGCGGCACCGCCGCGCCCGTCCTCTCCGCCGCGTCCGGCGAGTGGGGGCAGCGCGGGTCCTCCGACGACGCGCTCGGTGCCGCCGCCTCCCGCCGCGGCGACCTTCCGCGCTCCCGAGCCTGCGCCCGTGCCTCGCGTGGAGACTGCGCCTGCAACTCCGCCGCCTGCGGCCGCCGATGCTGGCGAGCTCGAGCGTCTGCGCGCCGAGCTCGCGCGCAGCAAGGAAGAGCTCGAAGCCGCGCAGGGCAACGTCAAGAAGCTCGAGGGCGAGCTCACCACGGCGAACGCAGGCTCGGAGGAGCTGACGAAGCTCCGCCGCGAGGTGACCGAGCTGAAGATCAGGCTCTCGGTCGCGGCGTCTGGGCCGCAGGGCATGACGGCCACGCAAGGCCCCTCGGCCGCGCAGGGACTGACGGCCACGCAGGCGCGGATGGGCACGGTCTCGAGCCGCGAGTTCCTCGATCTGCGCGAGGCGCTGAACAAGAAGGACAAGGAGATCCTCGCCCTGCGCGATCAGCTCTCGCAGAAGGACAAGGAGCTCATCGGGGCGCGCGATCAAGCGCTCGCCCTCGAACGCGAGAAGGCCGATCAAGTCGACCGGCTGCTCGACCTCGAGCGCACGAAGGAAGAGCTCGAGGCCGAGCTCGAGAACGTCAGGACGGACAGGGACGTCGTCAGCAGGCGCGTCGACAACTTCGAGGTGCTGCTCGCGAAGGTGGAGACGCGCCTCGCCGCGCGCGAGCGCGAGCTCGCCCAGCTCGCCAAGACGCGCGAGACGCAGGACGCCGCGCACCAGGAGGCGATCCGCAAGGCCGTCGAGGAGCACGAGAAGATGCTCGTCGCCGCCCGCGCGACCGAGATCGAGAAGCTCGAGGCCGCGCACAAGGCCGAGATCGAGAGGCTCGTCGCCGAGCACAAGGCAGCGACCGACAAGCTCGAGGAGGCGCGGACCCGCGCGCTCGCCGACGCGGGCCAGAAGAGCTCGGCAGAGCAGGACCAGCGCGTGCAAGCGCTCGAAAAGTCGCACGCCGCGGCGCTCGAAGAGGCGCGCAAGGCGGGCGACAAGGCGGTCGCCGATCGCCAGGCCGGGTGGGACGAGGCGCGCAAGGAGCTCGAGCGCAAGATCGCTGCCCTCTCGACCGAGCTCGAGGACGCGCGCAAGGCGCTCACTTCCCGAGGCTCCGAGCAGGATGGCCTGCGGGCCGAGCTCGCCAAGCGCGTCGAGGAGCGCAACGCGCTCGAGGCAGAGAAGGAGCGGATCGCGGGCGAGGCGGCGAGCGTCGTGTCGCGGCTCGCGCGCATCCGCACCCGCTGGGACGAGGACCGCCGCGCGCTGCAGCGCATCCGCGAGGCCCTCCTTCAGGCTGCCGACCGCATCCAGGACGTCGAGTCGATCCGGCCCGCCGAGCTCGAGTAG
- a CDS encoding tetratricopeptide repeat protein — MPKRTQAAALFAALALSLAAAPALAKEPTAAEIKMSKDMVRDAITEAKAGRCPEAIRMLKESIALRESAEAYYHLADCQATTGKLKDALGSLKRGQAVADQQKDRAMRATISEGLKVLEAGIPMISLELPAGVEGVAVTIDGAAVPEAELKGPIPVDPGEHTVEVKAPGRKTFTRTVKAEQEARIVVSVELKEGPKEEEVAGGKRTVPLGTWIAAGASVALLAGGVGAFVAAGSEADAGREACAKSPTCDEGQRSTVRSLDGAALGLWIGAGLAAGAAVTLFVLQPKKPADGAAKQGASARVVVGPGSMSIVGAF, encoded by the coding sequence ATGCCCAAGCGAACCCAGGCCGCCGCGCTCTTCGCGGCGCTCGCCCTCAGCCTCGCCGCCGCGCCCGCGCTCGCCAAGGAGCCGACCGCAGCGGAGATCAAGATGTCGAAGGACATGGTGAGGGACGCGATCACGGAGGCCAAGGCGGGCAGATGCCCCGAGGCGATCCGGATGCTCAAGGAGTCGATCGCGCTGCGCGAGAGCGCCGAGGCGTACTATCACCTCGCCGATTGCCAGGCGACGACGGGCAAGCTGAAGGACGCGCTCGGGTCGCTCAAGCGCGGCCAGGCGGTGGCCGATCAGCAGAAGGACAGGGCCATGCGCGCCACGATCAGCGAGGGGCTCAAGGTGCTCGAGGCGGGCATCCCGATGATCAGCCTCGAGCTGCCCGCGGGCGTGGAGGGCGTGGCCGTCACCATCGACGGCGCGGCCGTGCCGGAGGCGGAGCTGAAGGGGCCGATCCCGGTCGATCCGGGCGAGCACACGGTCGAGGTGAAGGCGCCCGGCCGCAAGACGTTCACGCGCACGGTGAAGGCGGAGCAGGAGGCGCGCATCGTGGTGAGCGTCGAGCTGAAGGAAGGCCCGAAGGAGGAGGAGGTCGCTGGAGGCAAGCGCACCGTGCCGCTCGGCACGTGGATTGCGGCAGGCGCCTCGGTCGCGCTGCTCGCGGGCGGCGTGGGTGCCTTCGTTGCCGCGGGATCCGAGGCGGACGCGGGCCGGGAGGCTTGCGCGAAGAGCCCGACGTGCGATGAGGGGCAGCGCTCGACGGTGCGCAGCCTGGACGGCGCGGCCCTCGGGCTGTGGATCGGCGCGGGCCTGGCTGCGGGCGCGGCGGTGACATTGTTCGTGCTCCAACCGAAGAAGCCTGCGGACGGAGCGGCAAAACAGGGAGCATCGGCCCGCGTGGTGGTGGGGCCTGGATCCATGTCGATCGTGGGTGCTTTCTGA
- a CDS encoding 6-phosphofructokinase, whose translation MSRPVRKIAINTGGGDAPGLNAVLRAVTLAACERGLEVWGIKHGYRGLIEREPGGLVRLDRQAVRGIMHLGGTILGTANRGDPFHYPTCEGNTVVPKDRADDLIARFHEEGFDALIAVGGDGSLAIAQKLVERGLPLVVGVPKTIDNDVFGTELTFGFDTAVAIATEAIDRLHTTTESHERVMVVELMGRHAGWIALRSGIAGGADVILIPEVPFSYEPIIEKILQRESRGRHFSIVVVAEGATVAGGGVTIREVGDEFRRVAVLGGVAERVAKEIALRTGKETRSMVLGHLQRGGGPTTFDRLLALRFGAGAVRFLVEGCESGMVALRQHSVELVPLAEVAGKTKTVDLHGDSVTTAREMGICFGDEPPGRFPLDGPLPASLDPVMKPCS comes from the coding sequence ATGTCGCGCCCCGTCCGGAAGATAGCGATCAACACCGGAGGCGGCGACGCTCCGGGACTCAACGCGGTCCTGCGCGCCGTCACCCTCGCCGCCTGTGAACGCGGCCTCGAGGTCTGGGGCATCAAGCACGGCTACCGCGGCCTCATCGAGCGCGAGCCCGGCGGCCTCGTGCGCCTCGATCGCCAGGCGGTGCGCGGCATCATGCACCTCGGCGGCACCATCCTCGGCACGGCGAACCGCGGCGATCCGTTCCACTACCCGACCTGCGAAGGCAACACGGTGGTGCCCAAGGATCGCGCGGACGACCTCATCGCGCGCTTCCACGAGGAGGGCTTCGACGCGCTCATCGCGGTCGGCGGTGACGGCTCGCTCGCCATCGCGCAGAAGCTCGTCGAGCGCGGCCTGCCGCTCGTGGTCGGCGTGCCCAAGACCATCGACAACGACGTCTTCGGCACCGAGCTGACCTTCGGGTTCGACACGGCCGTCGCCATCGCGACCGAGGCGATCGATCGCCTCCACACGACCACCGAGTCGCACGAGCGCGTGATGGTCGTCGAGCTGATGGGCCGGCACGCGGGCTGGATCGCGCTGCGATCGGGGATCGCCGGCGGCGCCGACGTGATCCTGATCCCCGAGGTGCCGTTCTCCTACGAGCCCATCATCGAGAAGATCCTGCAGCGCGAGTCGCGCGGCCGGCATTTCTCGATCGTGGTCGTGGCCGAGGGCGCGACGGTGGCCGGCGGAGGCGTGACCATCCGCGAGGTGGGCGACGAGTTCCGGCGCGTGGCGGTGCTCGGCGGCGTGGCCGAGCGCGTGGCCAAGGAGATCGCCCTGCGCACGGGCAAGGAGACGCGCTCGATGGTGCTCGGCCACCTGCAGCGCGGCGGCGGCCCGACGACGTTCGACCGGCTGCTCGCGCTGCGCTTCGGCGCCGGGGCGGTGCGCTTCCTCGTCGAGGGCTGCGAGAGCGGCATGGTCGCGCTGCGCCAGCACAGCGTCGAGCTCGTGCCCCTCGCCGAGGTCGCGGGCAAGACGAAGACCGTGGACCTCCACGGAGACAGCGTGACCACGGCCCGCGAGATGGGGATCTGCTTCGGCGACGAGCCCCCCGGCCGCTTCCCGCTCGACGGCCCGCTGCCCGCTTCCTTGGATCCCGTGATGAAGCCATGTTCCTGA